A stretch of Pangasianodon hypophthalmus isolate fPanHyp1 chromosome 9, fPanHyp1.pri, whole genome shotgun sequence DNA encodes these proteins:
- the LOC128318740 gene encoding uncharacterized protein LOC128318740 — protein sequence MTSSSCSSARPGHSRKSLAHVRTVCDAPSSTSPHNPEVPGLAVASCRDTSTRPPYWKGLYSIASFTPYLRLSSSSSSFIDVKYIKSYCDEFPLGVRQKIVMKLSIFLSLLLVECVLSAHSGVFSQRSTEGRDIILFCKNEGSVSWDRRADGGRIHVFFVQDEKDTIVCHRGPDRFTVLADSSLLIKKASVSDSGIYYCNDSPVVNLTVTPSQESSTSTYTTASFRKPTGGVSGVERGLMFGGVGLAGLVFLLATVAAGRAIAHRAWQAGRDSVLLSSD from the exons ATGAC cTCGAGCTCGTGCTCCTCTGCACGTCCGGGACACAGCAGGAAGAGCCTAGCGCACGTGCGCACTGTTTGCGACGCACCCTCGTCAACTTCGCCTCACAACCCGGAAGTGCCTGGCCTTGCCGTTGCTAGCTGCCGCGACACGTCAACGCGCCCGCCATATTGGAAAGGTCTATATTCGATC GCCTCATTTACACCGTACCTGCGTCTCTCCAGTAGCTCTTCTAGCTTTATTGATGTTAAATACATCAAATCGTATTGTGATGAGTTTCCTCTCGGTGTGAGACAGAAGATTGTGATGAAGCTcagtatttttctctctctcctgcttgtGGAGTGTGTGCTCTCTGCTCACTCTG GTGTATTCAGTCAGAGAAGCACAGAGGGGAGGGACATCATCCTCTTCTGTAAAAACGAGGGATCGGTAAGCTGGGACAGACGCGCCGATGGAGGGAGAATTCACGTCTTCTTTGTTCAAGATGAGAAAGACACCATCGTCTGTCACCGTGGCCCAGATCGATTCACTGTGCTAGCTGATTCATCACTGCTGATAAAGAAAGCGTCAGTGTCAGACTCGGGGATTTACTACTGTAACGATTCTCCTGTCGTCAATCTCACTGTCACTCCATCACAAG AGAGCTCGACCAGCACTTACACAACTGCATCCTTCAGGAAACCCACAG gtggAGTGAGTGGGGTTGAGCGAGGGCTGATGTTCGGTGGTGTTGGTTTGGCTGGTCTGGTCTTTCTCCTGGCTACAGTCGCTGCAGGCAGAGCGATCGCCCATCGAGCCTGGCAGGCAGGAAGAGACTCGGTTCTACTCAGCTCAGATTAG